A genomic region of Anas acuta chromosome 1, bAnaAcu1.1, whole genome shotgun sequence contains the following coding sequences:
- the SNU13 gene encoding NHP2-like protein 1 produces MSEAEVNPKAYPLADAQLTKTLLDLVQQSCNYKQLRKGANEATKTLNRGIAEFIVMAADAEPLEIILHLPLLCEDKNVPYVFVRSKQALGRACGVSRPVIACSITIKEGSQLKPQIQSVQQAIERLLV; encoded by the exons atg aGCGAGGCAGAGGTGAACCCCAAAGCCTACCCGCTGGCCGATGCCCAGCTCACCAAAACGCTGCTGGACCTCGTGCAGCAGTCCTGCAACTACAAGCAGCTCCGCAAGGGAGCCAACGAAG CCACGAAAACACTGAACCGAGGAATAGCGGAGTTCATTGTGATGGCTGCCGATGCTGAGCCCTTGGAGATCATCCTGCACCTCCCTCTTCTCTGCGAGGACAAGAACGTGCCTTATGTGTTTGTGCGCTCCAAGCAGGCCCTGGGCAGAGCTTGCGGTGTTTCCCGGCCCGTCATCGCCTGTTCAATCACCATCAAGGAGGGATCACAGCTGAAGCCTCAGATCCAGTCTGTCCAGCAAGCTATAGAGAGACTGTTGGTCTAA